In the genome of Saprospira sp. CCB-QB6, one region contains:
- a CDS encoding alpha-2-macroglobulin family protein: MRQLSSPFFWSSLLLSGFLLLGLSACSKKSKPATEQELFQTPNEAYKHYISAYSSGLISRADPILIRFSSDLVNKDQIGQMADSELLSFEPAVKGKLIWENAATLRFEAEESWPQKQIFRGTLALNKLFSKVPDSLENFQFAFKALPQDFEVSSHRIYIPDPNQAHLLELEGTIYTADVASPEDVQQLLTVDYPGQEKLELLWKHQADQRTHQFTVKNIQLKKGGEDGELFLRWDGKALGLEKTGVDTIKMPSELFKVMQVKVLNDESGYPYFAVQFSQPLSQYSSSEPDNSDLIRPYNSLREIDYISIFQGDTEVSRRFDIFAEKNELKCIPRNKSTSGDFKLVLNEDLRSFSGDKLKGQQEFKATLQSAQPAVRLLGEGTILPNNKGLFFPFEAINLKAVDIQLIKVYENNVVQFLQNNNLDDQYLNYLGRVVVQKRVSLQDLAPNANPNEWTRYAIALDELIKQEPGAIYQVAIAFRKEYQAFGCGASAALGLESTLPLYQEEEESQELVSFFDREEFYYYSYSRRNDPCTDDYYNHNRFIRRNLLASDIGMIAKRGPNREILLALADLRTTDPISNATIKIYDKFQQLMAELQTDKNGFAKTTTKYEPAVVVAEYNNQKGYLRMARGNNLSLSRFEVGGSRVDNQRGLKGSIYGERGVWRPGDSLFLTVVLESKEEALPTQYPLKLQLRNPQGQIVYSRTKGEHLNGVYSFKIKTEDNAPTGNWSAEVEAGGLNFSKRIMIETVKPNRLKINLDFGKDELFAEDRQLKADLKVKWLHGAPAAKIRSKVQMSLSPMPTNFENYKNFIFDDPSRLNYEGSPFTVFDASLNEQGFAQLQGEIKLEALPAGRLRAGFNVRAFESGGDFSVDNFSMPFSPFTAYVGIEIPKDNSERKTLKVNDGNKINLVVVDQQGQPLANRKVKVGLYRLDWRWWWDNDSENLSRFSSSYHKGAISTMELTTDAQGKAVYQVTPEEWGRYLVRVTEESSGHCTGDFFYAGSPWDDSDFGNRSAASMLAFSPDKDVYAPGEEVVIQLPAGKTGRALLSLENGKKILEHRWIKIQDNQKGIQEVRFKVDNKMSPTVYAHISLIQPHQNTLNDLVIRSYGVIPIRVEDPATRLEPQLEMPSKLQPNSTVSIKVQEAKGRPMTYTIAMVDEGLLDLTRFKTPNLWPEFYKKEALGIKTWDLYGQVLGAFGQQLDRIITVGGGSGIDPAQAKKANRFKPMVRYLGPFELKAGAKAEHQVKIPNYIGSVRTMLVAAQDAAYGQAEKTTPVRKDLMTLASLPRVLSPKERLALPVTVFAMEEDIKDVEVSLETNELLQIKGEKSQKLRFDQIGEQMLSFEIEAAEGLGVAQIKVIAKSAGKTATYELEVQVRNPNPRISKTYAAVLQPGESWEQALARIGMPGTNRASLELSRIPALNLQKRLDYLKRYPYGCVEQTVSAVFAQLYLGSLMPLSKKESAEVEKNVKAAINRLARFQTATGGFAYWPGGSEASEWGSSYAGHFLLAAKKAGYLVPQAMLDNWANYQRSMSRIWRMPRGQQLDHQSNSPLMQAYRLYTLALAGKAELAAMNLLRNQPLLTTNAKWRLAATYALTGNNRLAKDMIQGLPQEVGSYRELSYTYGSDLRDEAMILETLNRLGQKTQATRVLQQLAQKLSSDHWYSTQATAYALLAAADFVKQQKGGAQAKNSYNFSFAQLNENAELEQAPIFETELPVGSQAETLKVKNTGGAPLFVQVLLEGQALQNETEEISNDLKLTVKYQDLEGNKLDINQIKQGTDFMAIVEVANPGQRGRYEELALEQIFPAGWEILSNRMNAALGAGDSRADYQDIRDDRVYSFFDLGAGQKMTFKIYLNAAYKGRFYLPHQSCEAMYDHSIFANKAGGWVEVN; this comes from the coding sequence ATGCGTCAACTTTCTTCCCCTTTCTTTTGGAGCAGTTTATTGCTGTCGGGATTTTTATTGTTGGGTTTGAGTGCTTGTAGCAAAAAAAGCAAGCCCGCCACCGAGCAAGAATTATTTCAGACGCCCAACGAAGCCTATAAGCATTACATTTCGGCTTATAGTTCGGGCCTAATTTCTAGAGCCGATCCCATTCTGATTCGCTTTTCATCTGATTTGGTCAATAAGGACCAAATTGGGCAAATGGCCGATTCTGAACTTTTGAGTTTTGAGCCCGCGGTTAAGGGAAAGCTCATTTGGGAAAATGCGGCTACGCTGCGTTTTGAGGCAGAAGAAAGCTGGCCACAAAAACAAATTTTCAGGGGGACCTTAGCCCTCAACAAACTATTTTCTAAGGTACCTGATAGCCTAGAAAACTTTCAGTTTGCCTTTAAGGCTTTGCCTCAAGATTTTGAGGTAAGCAGTCATCGCATTTATATTCCAGACCCGAATCAGGCGCATTTGTTGGAGCTTGAGGGTACGATATATACGGCCGATGTAGCTAGTCCAGAAGATGTGCAACAGCTCTTAACGGTTGATTATCCGGGCCAAGAAAAGTTGGAGTTGCTTTGGAAGCATCAGGCAGATCAAAGAACGCATCAGTTTACAGTTAAAAACATTCAGCTCAAAAAGGGTGGTGAAGATGGAGAGCTCTTTTTGCGCTGGGATGGTAAGGCATTGGGCCTTGAAAAAACGGGCGTAGATACGATTAAAATGCCTTCGGAGCTTTTTAAGGTCATGCAAGTAAAGGTCTTGAATGATGAATCGGGCTATCCTTATTTTGCAGTGCAGTTTTCTCAGCCTTTATCGCAGTATAGTTCTTCAGAGCCAGATAATTCGGACCTTATTCGCCCTTACAACAGCTTGCGAGAAATAGATTACATCAGTATTTTTCAGGGTGATACCGAAGTGAGTCGTCGTTTTGACATTTTTGCGGAGAAAAATGAGTTAAAGTGTATTCCTCGAAACAAAAGTACTTCTGGAGATTTCAAGTTGGTGCTCAATGAGGATTTGCGTTCATTTTCGGGCGATAAGCTCAAGGGGCAACAGGAATTCAAAGCCACACTTCAGTCGGCCCAGCCTGCTGTTCGGCTCTTGGGAGAAGGAACTATTTTGCCCAATAATAAAGGCTTATTCTTTCCTTTTGAGGCCATCAATCTCAAGGCGGTTGATATACAGCTAATCAAGGTCTATGAAAATAATGTTGTGCAATTTTTGCAAAACAATAATCTAGACGACCAATACCTCAATTATCTGGGTCGGGTTGTGGTACAAAAGCGGGTTTCTTTGCAAGATTTGGCCCCCAATGCCAATCCTAATGAGTGGACCCGTTACGCCATTGCTTTAGATGAGCTCATCAAGCAGGAACCTGGGGCTATTTATCAAGTGGCTATCGCCTTTAGAAAAGAGTATCAGGCCTTTGGTTGTGGGGCTTCGGCGGCATTGGGGCTAGAAAGCACGCTTCCCCTCTATCAAGAAGAGGAAGAAAGCCAAGAATTGGTCAGTTTCTTTGATCGAGAAGAATTTTATTACTACAGCTATAGTCGACGTAATGATCCTTGTACTGATGATTATTACAATCACAATCGTTTTATACGTCGCAACCTCTTAGCTTCTGATATTGGGATGATTGCCAAAAGAGGGCCGAATAGAGAAATCTTACTGGCATTAGCTGATCTTAGAACTACAGATCCTATCAGTAATGCCACAATTAAAATTTACGATAAATTTCAACAGCTCATGGCTGAATTGCAAACCGATAAAAATGGTTTTGCAAAAACGACCACAAAGTATGAACCTGCAGTAGTTGTTGCAGAATACAACAACCAAAAAGGCTACTTGCGCATGGCTAGAGGAAACAATCTCTCTCTCAGTCGTTTTGAAGTTGGTGGAAGCCGAGTAGATAATCAACGAGGCTTAAAAGGAAGCATTTATGGAGAACGGGGCGTTTGGCGCCCAGGCGATTCTCTTTTCTTGACGGTTGTTTTGGAAAGCAAAGAAGAGGCTCTTCCAACTCAATACCCACTCAAATTGCAATTGCGCAACCCTCAAGGACAGATAGTTTATAGCCGAACAAAAGGCGAACACCTAAATGGGGTCTATAGCTTTAAAATTAAGACCGAAGACAATGCTCCTACGGGAAATTGGTCTGCAGAAGTTGAAGCAGGTGGCTTGAATTTCAGCAAAAGGATCATGATTGAGACGGTTAAGCCTAACCGCCTTAAAATCAACCTAGATTTTGGCAAAGACGAGCTTTTTGCAGAAGACCGCCAACTCAAAGCCGACCTCAAAGTGAAATGGTTGCATGGCGCTCCAGCAGCTAAAATCCGCAGCAAAGTGCAGATGAGCTTAAGTCCTATGCCTACCAACTTTGAAAACTATAAAAACTTCATTTTTGATGACCCTAGCCGTCTCAACTATGAGGGCAGCCCTTTTACCGTATTTGACGCTAGCCTCAACGAACAAGGTTTTGCTCAACTACAGGGAGAAATTAAACTCGAAGCCTTGCCCGCGGGAAGACTTCGAGCTGGCTTTAATGTTCGTGCCTTTGAATCTGGTGGAGATTTTAGTGTAGATAATTTCTCTATGCCTTTTTCTCCCTTTACGGCCTATGTCGGCATTGAAATTCCAAAAGATAATAGCGAAAGAAAAACCCTAAAAGTCAATGATGGCAATAAAATTAACCTTGTTGTCGTCGATCAACAAGGACAACCGCTAGCCAACCGCAAAGTCAAAGTCGGCCTCTATCGCCTCGATTGGCGCTGGTGGTGGGACAATGATTCCGAGAACCTTTCTCGTTTTAGCAGTAGCTATCACAAAGGGGCTATTTCTACGATGGAATTGACCACTGATGCTCAAGGAAAAGCTGTTTATCAAGTAACTCCAGAAGAATGGGGCCGCTATTTGGTCCGAGTAACCGAAGAAAGTAGCGGACACTGTACCGGTGACTTTTTCTATGCTGGCTCTCCTTGGGATGATAGCGATTTTGGCAACCGATCTGCCGCCAGTATGTTAGCTTTTTCTCCAGATAAGGATGTTTATGCTCCAGGAGAAGAAGTAGTCATTCAATTGCCCGCAGGCAAAACGGGCCGCGCCCTCTTGAGCTTGGAAAATGGGAAAAAGATTTTAGAGCACCGCTGGATTAAAATTCAAGATAACCAAAAAGGAATTCAAGAGGTTCGCTTTAAGGTAGATAACAAAATGAGCCCTACTGTCTATGCGCATATCAGCTTAATTCAGCCCCATCAGAATACGCTAAATGACTTAGTTATTCGAAGCTACGGAGTCATTCCAATTCGTGTAGAGGACCCCGCTACCCGTTTAGAACCACAACTAGAAATGCCCAGTAAATTACAACCAAATAGTACGGTGAGTATTAAGGTTCAAGAGGCCAAAGGCCGTCCTATGACTTATACCATTGCTATGGTTGATGAAGGATTGCTAGATCTTACGCGATTTAAAACGCCTAACCTCTGGCCAGAATTCTACAAAAAAGAAGCTCTTGGTATAAAAACTTGGGACCTTTATGGGCAAGTTTTAGGCGCTTTTGGCCAACAACTAGACCGTATTATTACTGTTGGTGGTGGTAGTGGCATTGATCCCGCTCAAGCCAAAAAAGCCAATCGATTTAAACCCATGGTCCGCTACTTAGGCCCTTTTGAGCTTAAAGCAGGCGCCAAAGCCGAACATCAAGTTAAGATTCCCAATTATATCGGTTCGGTTCGAACCATGTTGGTGGCCGCTCAAGATGCCGCTTATGGTCAAGCCGAAAAAACAACTCCTGTCCGTAAAGACCTCATGACCTTGGCCTCTTTGCCTAGAGTGCTCTCGCCTAAAGAACGCCTAGCCTTGCCCGTTACGGTTTTTGCCATGGAAGAAGATATTAAAGATGTAGAAGTCAGTTTGGAGACCAATGAATTGCTTCAAATTAAAGGAGAAAAAAGCCAGAAACTCCGCTTTGACCAAATTGGAGAACAAATGCTTTCCTTTGAAATTGAAGCCGCAGAAGGATTGGGCGTAGCTCAAATTAAGGTTATCGCCAAATCTGCTGGAAAAACGGCTACCTATGAATTAGAGGTCCAAGTTCGTAACCCTAATCCCCGCATTAGCAAAACTTATGCGGCCGTTTTGCAACCCGGTGAAAGCTGGGAACAAGCCCTGGCCCGCATTGGAATGCCTGGTACAAACAGAGCAAGCCTAGAACTCTCTCGTATTCCAGCCCTTAACCTACAAAAGCGATTAGATTACCTCAAACGCTACCCTTATGGCTGCGTGGAACAAACCGTTTCTGCCGTTTTTGCACAATTGTATTTGGGCTCACTAATGCCCCTAAGCAAAAAAGAATCAGCAGAAGTAGAGAAAAATGTTAAAGCCGCAATTAACCGCTTGGCCCGCTTCCAAACCGCTACTGGTGGCTTTGCCTACTGGCCTGGCGGAAGTGAAGCCTCCGAATGGGGCAGTAGCTATGCTGGCCACTTCTTATTGGCCGCAAAAAAAGCAGGCTATTTGGTGCCTCAAGCCATGCTCGACAATTGGGCAAACTACCAGAGAAGTATGTCGCGCATCTGGCGAATGCCTCGAGGACAACAACTGGACCATCAGTCTAATAGCCCCTTAATGCAGGCCTATCGCCTTTATACCTTGGCCCTAGCCGGCAAAGCCGAATTAGCCGCTATGAATTTGCTACGCAATCAGCCTTTACTGACTACCAACGCCAAATGGCGCTTGGCCGCAACCTATGCTCTTACGGGCAATAACCGCTTGGCCAAAGACATGATTCAAGGCTTGCCTCAAGAGGTGGGTAGCTACCGAGAACTAAGCTATACCTATGGCTCTGACCTCCGTGATGAAGCTATGATTCTGGAAACCCTCAATCGCCTTGGGCAAAAAACTCAAGCGACTAGAGTGCTACAGCAATTGGCCCAAAAACTTAGCTCAGATCACTGGTACTCTACCCAAGCTACCGCCTACGCCCTTTTGGCCGCTGCCGATTTTGTCAAACAACAAAAAGGAGGCGCCCAAGCCAAAAATAGCTACAACTTTAGCTTTGCCCAACTCAATGAGAATGCAGAACTTGAGCAAGCTCCAATTTTTGAAACCGAATTGCCTGTCGGTAGCCAAGCCGAAACCCTTAAGGTGAAAAATACAGGTGGCGCACCGCTTTTTGTTCAGGTTTTACTAGAGGGGCAAGCCCTACAAAATGAAACCGAAGAGA
- a CDS encoding MarC family protein — protein sequence MNFKDAFTASMILFAVIDIIGSIPIILDLRKKVGHIQSEKASLVAGIIMIAFLFVGEEILNLIGIDVSSFAVAGAFVIFFLAIEMVLGIQIYKEDAPETASIVPIAFPLIAGAGTMTSLLSLRAEYALPNIIIAIVVNLIVVYAVLKLSGRIEKLLGQSGLNVIRKVFGVILLAISIKLFASNVGGLIN from the coding sequence ATGAATTTTAAGGACGCCTTTACGGCCAGTATGATCTTATTTGCGGTAATCGACATTATTGGTAGCATTCCTATCATTTTGGACCTACGCAAAAAAGTGGGGCACATTCAATCGGAAAAGGCGAGTTTGGTGGCTGGTATTATCATGATTGCCTTTCTTTTTGTTGGAGAAGAAATTCTCAACCTCATTGGTATTGATGTCAGTTCTTTTGCGGTAGCAGGGGCTTTTGTCATCTTTTTCTTGGCGATCGAAATGGTGCTGGGCATTCAAATTTACAAGGAAGATGCTCCCGAAACGGCCTCTATTGTTCCCATTGCCTTTCCCCTAATTGCAGGAGCTGGAACCATGACTTCTTTGCTTTCTTTACGGGCAGAATACGCCCTGCCCAATATCATCATAGCCATTGTCGTTAATCTGATTGTGGTTTATGCGGTCCTCAAACTCTCTGGTCGAATTGAAAAATTGCTGGGCCAATCGGGCCTTAATGTGATTCGCAAGGTCTTTGGGGTCATTCTTTTAGCCATTTCCATCAAGCTGTTTGCCTCTAATGTAGGCGGTTTGATTAACTAA
- a CDS encoding electron transfer flavoprotein subunit alpha/FixB family protein: MAVLVFAESLTGSIKKIAQEAVAYGYQAAQAMGTECIALTIGQADGAGDLGLYGAAKVYNVDASNDFDAQVYASILGQAANKFGADLIVFAHSSSGKSLAGRLAARFDAALVTAATSVPTVADGGLHISKGVFSGKAFATYALKTDKKVVTIAGNTFRPTAVGAAVAVESVSLDAATGRISVKEVNTVTGAVPLPEAELVVSAGRGMKGPENWGIIEELADTLGAATACSRPVADVHWRPHHEHVGQTGVAIRPTLYIAIGISGAIQHLAGVNQSKVIVVINKDPEAPFFKAADYGVVGDLFEVVPKLNAALAKFKANN, translated from the coding sequence ATGGCTGTATTAGTATTTGCCGAAAGCCTAACAGGCAGTATCAAAAAAATTGCCCAAGAAGCCGTAGCTTACGGTTATCAGGCAGCCCAAGCAATGGGCACAGAATGTATCGCCCTTACAATTGGCCAAGCCGATGGCGCTGGCGATTTGGGCCTTTATGGCGCAGCTAAAGTTTACAATGTAGACGCTAGCAACGATTTTGACGCTCAGGTTTATGCCAGCATTTTGGGCCAAGCGGCCAACAAATTTGGCGCTGATTTGATCGTTTTTGCTCACTCTTCTTCTGGAAAGTCTTTGGCTGGCCGCCTAGCTGCTCGCTTTGATGCCGCTTTGGTTACTGCCGCTACTAGCGTTCCTACTGTTGCCGATGGCGGTTTGCATATCAGCAAAGGGGTATTCTCTGGTAAAGCTTTTGCCACTTATGCCCTCAAAACAGACAAAAAAGTAGTAACTATCGCCGGAAATACTTTCCGTCCCACAGCGGTAGGCGCTGCTGTTGCTGTTGAATCAGTAAGCCTAGATGCCGCTACTGGCCGCATCAGCGTGAAAGAAGTAAACACCGTTACAGGTGCCGTTCCTTTGCCCGAAGCCGAACTGGTAGTTTCTGCTGGCCGCGGTATGAAAGGTCCCGAAAACTGGGGAATTATCGAAGAGCTAGCCGACACTCTTGGTGCCGCTACCGCTTGCTCTCGTCCCGTTGCCGATGTACATTGGCGCCCTCACCATGAGCATGTAGGCCAAACTGGGGTGGCTATCCGTCCCACGCTTTACATTGCTATCGGTATTTCTGGAGCTATTCAGCACTTGGCTGGAGTTAACCAATCTAAGGTGATCGTTGTAATCAACAAAGATCCCGAAGCACCTTTCTTCAAAGCTGCTGACTATGGCGTTGTAGGCGACCTCTTCGAGGTGGTGCCTAAACTAAATGCCGCCCTCGCAAAATTTAAGGCTAATAACTAA
- a CDS encoding electron transfer flavoprotein subunit beta/FixA family protein — MKLLVCVSQTPDTTAKIKFTADNSQFDTNGVQFIMNPYDEWYALVRALELKEQVGGTVTLLHVGPKENEAVIRKGLAIGADNAVRIDAEAKSSLFVAKQIAEYAKTEGFDLLFFGKETIDYNGSEVPAMVSEYLDLPFVSYGIEMTVEGTTATVQRDIEGGKEVLAVDTPFVLSCAKGMAEQRIPNMRGIMMAKRKPIQVVPAVEAAVGAELVSYTYPPEKGDVKLIDADNMDELVQLLHNEAKVI, encoded by the coding sequence ATGAAGTTATTAGTGTGTGTTAGCCAAACACCTGATACCACTGCCAAAATTAAGTTTACGGCAGATAACAGCCAATTTGATACAAATGGTGTACAATTCATTATGAACCCCTATGACGAGTGGTATGCGCTAGTGCGTGCCCTTGAGCTCAAGGAGCAAGTAGGTGGAACGGTAACCCTTTTGCATGTTGGTCCCAAAGAAAATGAAGCAGTCATTCGCAAAGGACTTGCTATTGGTGCAGACAATGCCGTACGCATTGATGCAGAAGCCAAATCTTCTCTTTTTGTTGCTAAGCAAATTGCTGAATATGCCAAGACAGAAGGTTTTGACCTTCTTTTCTTTGGTAAAGAAACTATTGACTACAACGGTTCTGAAGTACCTGCTATGGTATCTGAGTACCTCGACCTTCCTTTTGTATCTTATGGTATCGAAATGACGGTAGAGGGCACAACAGCTACTGTTCAGCGCGATATTGAAGGCGGTAAAGAAGTACTTGCTGTAGATACTCCATTTGTATTGAGCTGTGCCAAAGGAATGGCCGAGCAGCGCATTCCCAACATGCGTGGTATCATGATGGCCAAGCGTAAGCCGATCCAAGTTGTTCCTGCTGTAGAAGCTGCCGTAGGTGCTGAGTTGGTAAGCTATACCTATCCGCCCGAAAAAGGCGATGTTAAACTTATTGATGCAGACAACATGGACGAGCTCGTTCAACTTTTGCACAATGAGGCCAAAGTCATCTAA
- a CDS encoding ion transporter: MSTAEQKEQIAHRQAILLDLLMLILVVLDLSWIAFDQIFDIKLIREQLFDAFLPQFSRWYYEEVHQSFLLYESTIFGTFFIVEISLRWLWAIWKKRYAKWFFYPIVHWYDVLGCIPLSSFRVLRFLRVIALLYSLHKWKFVNLYNYSLFRLLIHYYNIAVEEISDRVAISLLEEAKTEIRRGTPLSKALAQDVFRPRHAELTDWAAGHIQAGLQLHYHRHRYEIQAYLKDIIEEITHGNKELKRLQKIPVLGKSIQQDVEQAVSNITFGVIDRLTTDLANKEHLVVLETTVAAVLEVIFQMSEHSKGEKDNLANDLVIESVDLIINRIRKKRWQEVEASWKA, encoded by the coding sequence ATGAGTACAGCAGAGCAGAAAGAGCAAATAGCGCATCGGCAGGCGATTTTACTGGACCTCTTGATGTTAATTTTGGTGGTTTTGGATTTAAGTTGGATTGCTTTTGATCAAATTTTTGATATCAAATTGATTCGAGAGCAATTATTTGATGCTTTTTTGCCTCAATTTAGTCGTTGGTATTATGAGGAGGTGCATCAGAGTTTTTTGCTTTATGAATCGACGATATTTGGGACTTTTTTCATTGTAGAAATTAGTTTGCGTTGGTTGTGGGCGATTTGGAAAAAGCGTTATGCCAAGTGGTTTTTCTATCCGATAGTGCATTGGTATGATGTCTTGGGTTGTATTCCCTTGAGTTCTTTTCGGGTCTTGCGTTTTTTGCGGGTCATTGCTTTGCTGTATAGTTTGCACAAGTGGAAATTTGTCAATTTGTACAATTACAGCTTATTTCGCTTATTGATTCATTATTACAACATTGCGGTAGAGGAGATTTCTGATCGGGTGGCAATTTCTTTATTGGAAGAGGCCAAGACAGAAATTCGTCGGGGGACGCCTTTATCTAAAGCCTTGGCGCAGGATGTATTTCGGCCTAGACATGCGGAGCTAACGGATTGGGCGGCTGGGCATATTCAGGCGGGTTTGCAACTGCATTATCATCGGCACCGCTATGAAATACAGGCTTATTTGAAAGACATCATTGAGGAAATCACGCATGGGAACAAAGAGCTCAAGCGCTTGCAGAAGATTCCCGTTTTGGGTAAATCTATACAGCAGGATGTGGAGCAGGCTGTATCGAACATCACCTTTGGGGTTATTGATCGTTTGACCACAGATTTGGCGAATAAAGAGCATTTGGTGGTTTTGGAAACCACTGTAGCCGCTGTTTTAGAGGTCATTTTTCAGATGAGTGAGCACAGCAAGGGGGAGAAAGATAATTTGGCCAATGATTTAGTCATTGAAAGTGTAGACCTCATCATCAATCGCATACGCAAAAAGCGTTGGCAAGAAGTCGAAGCCAGCTGGAAGGCCTGA
- a CDS encoding dihydrofolate reductase, with amino-acid sequence MIISAIVACNQNRAIGKGNKMPWYLPADLRYFKATTLGHPIIMGRKTFESLGRPLPNRRNIVLSQQKKYGPEGVEVFASLWESLKQLKKEGCEQVFIIGGGQIYRQALPFCHKLYLTEVEIELQGADTFFPELKLENWTLLSEEAHEKDQKNLYNYSFKVYEQKNRRSLLKGLAH; translated from the coding sequence ATGATTATATCTGCGATTGTGGCTTGCAACCAAAATAGAGCCATTGGTAAGGGGAATAAAATGCCTTGGTATTTGCCTGCTGATTTGCGTTATTTTAAGGCCACCACATTAGGCCATCCGATTATTATGGGGCGAAAAACCTTTGAATCTTTGGGGCGGCCCTTGCCCAACAGGAGAAACATTGTGTTGAGTCAGCAAAAGAAATACGGTCCAGAAGGGGTAGAAGTTTTTGCTTCGCTCTGGGAGAGTTTGAAGCAGCTCAAAAAAGAGGGTTGTGAGCAAGTATTTATTATTGGAGGGGGGCAGATTTATCGGCAGGCGCTTCCTTTTTGCCACAAGTTGTATTTAACAGAGGTCGAGATTGAGTTGCAGGGGGCCGACACTTTTTTTCCAGAGCTCAAGTTAGAGAACTGGACCTTATTGAGTGAAGAGGCACATGAAAAGGACCAAAAGAATCTGTATAATTATAGCTTTAAGGTCTATGAGCAAAAAAACCGGCGCAGTTTACTCAAAGGTTTAGCGCATTAG
- a CDS encoding NUDIX hydrolase, which produces MKAKFIRHLQAQLSQELPGQSAQKEMMGQALARRADQESRFKLPKKYKEAATLLLLYVHEGEWHTALMQRPDSPFPHSKQISFPGGGLETFDAGPAAAALRETEEEFGVLSETVELLGEMTSLYIPVSNYLVYPFVGYLEERPNFIPDAEEVEEIIEIPLAELLDMDNRKRKDIQTYNGSVLPNMPYFDLCGKTVWGATAMMLSEFVAVCKTLAKKAA; this is translated from the coding sequence ATGAAAGCAAAATTTATTCGCCATCTGCAGGCACAACTCAGTCAAGAACTACCCGGACAAAGCGCACAAAAAGAAATGATGGGCCAAGCACTCGCCCGGAGAGCAGACCAAGAATCTCGCTTCAAATTGCCCAAAAAATATAAAGAAGCCGCTACCTTGCTGCTCCTTTATGTACATGAAGGCGAATGGCATACCGCACTTATGCAGCGGCCCGACTCGCCTTTTCCCCACAGCAAACAAATTAGCTTTCCTGGGGGAGGCCTAGAAACTTTTGATGCCGGTCCCGCCGCCGCCGCTCTCCGAGAAACAGAAGAGGAATTTGGCGTGTTATCCGAAACGGTGGAATTGCTTGGGGAAATGACCTCACTCTATATTCCCGTTAGCAATTATCTAGTTTATCCCTTTGTGGGCTACCTAGAAGAACGACCCAATTTTATCCCCGATGCCGAAGAAGTGGAAGAGATTATTGAAATCCCTTTGGCCGAATTGCTGGATATGGATAACCGCAAGCGCAAAGATATTCAAACTTATAATGGCTCGGTTTTACCCAATATGCCTTATTTTGATCTTTGTGGAAAAACAGTTTGGGGCGCTACGGCCATGATGCTCAGTGAGTTTGTTGCAGTTTGTAAGACGCTGGCCAAAAAAGCCGCCTGA
- the folB gene encoding dihydroneopterin aldolase produces the protein MGRIGIEGMEFYAYHGFYEEERKMGGRYRLDVYVETATGKVGKTDELGDTVNYETIYRAAKVEMAKPSKMIEHLAQRIMDRLRSILSKAADIELRLSKLDPPLGGPVSRTFVELRQNFVVKCGKCGKSFLQHEAGECWEKHGLIYPETKATLIRNHGPNICENCIQPHLIKNKD, from the coding sequence ATGGGAAGAATAGGAATTGAAGGCATGGAGTTTTATGCCTATCACGGATTTTATGAGGAGGAACGCAAAATGGGCGGCCGCTACCGCCTTGATGTGTATGTGGAAACGGCCACGGGCAAGGTGGGCAAAACCGATGAATTGGGCGATACGGTGAATTATGAGACCATTTATCGGGCGGCTAAGGTCGAAATGGCCAAGCCTTCCAAGATGATTGAACATCTGGCCCAGCGGATTATGGACCGACTGCGCTCTATTTTGAGTAAGGCTGCCGATATTGAGTTGCGCCTTTCTAAGTTGGACCCGCCCCTGGGCGGTCCCGTTAGCCGCACTTTTGTTGAACTGCGGCAAAATTTTGTGGTCAAATGCGGCAAATGTGGCAAAAGCTTTTTGCAGCATGAGGCTGGCGAATGTTGGGAAAAACACGGTTTGATTTATCCCGAAACCAAGGCCACGCTCATCCGAAATCATGGCCCCAATATTTGTGAAAATTGTATTCAACCCCACCTGATTAAAAATAAAGATTAG